CCCTGGCGATGGCCGGTAACGTTGGTGACGCCCTGGCTGGCATGGTGGCCGAACTCGCCCAGGAGTGTGCGACTTCTTTTCTCGCGATTGAAGAAAGGGGGAGACCTGGTGGCCGGCGTCGGCTCCGGTGACGAGCAGCTTCACCGGCGCGGTTTTGACTCGCGGCTTGTGGTCATGGGCTTCGTTGACGACGGCGAGAATGATGGGATCTCGGAGTTGGGGTCAGTTTCGCATGAAGAAGAAGGGGAGAAGTTCTGGCGCCGCGGCCAGCGGCGACTCTGGTGGCGCTTGGGGTCGCCGGCGACATCATTGACCAGGCGGAGGATCTCCTTGCGGCGGCCGTCCGGGAGGTTGGCGGCAGCGGATAGTCGGAGAAGACAAACCTTTTCCCTTGGCTGCGTTTGGAAGAGAGACTTCAGGTCTCTAGGGTTCCTGAGTGAATCAGAGGTTTGAGGGAGGTTCATGAGACCCCTAATGCTTCTTCTGCTGAAGCACAACACTTGGGCTAGGGTCTTGGGCCAGATCCATGCCCTTTCCcttcctttaaaataaaaaggaataattTTCCCAGACGCACCCCGTACTTTAGCTCTCACACCCCCACTCTCTTTGGGCTCAAGTCCAATCTGTCTTAAAACCCTTTCTTTCCCTGCGCACCCCCATTTCTGCTAAGTATCACCCTTTCTCCTctgggcttaggcccaatctgtttataaaagaaaaatagtttggTTTGAACATCCCTTTTATTGTCTAAGCACCACCACacctttttcatttattattattattattttttatcacttaatttattttgtttattttatttctgctttttgttttcatttagttatttacctatttattttcttttatctacttttaagcaaatattaaaaaccaaaaatatgttttaaaggtttaagcacgtgtgtgatcgcacgcatcgtcctcgtgctaagacattttcccctttcataaaattatcaaaaatgttttaaagNatgttttaaaggtttaagcacgtgtgtgatcgcacgcatcgtcctcgtgctaagacattttcccctttcataaaattatcaaaaatgttttaaaggtttaagcacgtgtgtgatcgcacgcatcgtcctcgtgctaagaccttttctccttttaataaattataaaaaatgttttaagggtttaagcacgtgtgtgatcgcacgcatcgtcctcgtgctaagaccttttctccttttaataaattatcaaaaatgttttaaggtttaagcacgtgtgtgatcgcacgcatcgtcctcgtgctgagacCTATTCTCTCtttatcaaatatgtttttaaaggtttaggcacgtgtgtgatcgcacgcatcgtcctcgtgctaagaacctttcccctttttcatatgaaaaataccaaaaatataaaatcttcaaaaactaaaaatatcttcaaacaaacaatctttacaaaagaactacgtaaccctgatttctcattttgaatgagaatacgtaggagcaaggtcaatccttgtcgggcccaaaaaactaaaaaatatttttgtttctttatattgttgttttcaggatagttaaatattttgcaaaccacatctttattcgcgtatttaattaaaggtactgccttcaggcaggcgttgtagggtgctaacaccttccctacacgtaaccgacttccgaacccatctctggttttcacagatcttgtcttatctttttatggttttttccatagttttccagaataaactatggtggcgactccaaacttttttttttaaattattttcttttttggatcgtcgtcgtcccgtcgcgatttctGATTGCGACACCTTGGGAAGAGCAACATTGCTTTCACAGTAAGAGCTTGTATGACTATGATAGGACATAAAACTTTAGGAAACATTCCTAGAATGTCTTCCTATTTCACGTCTTTCTGATCCACGTGCAGTGCTTTTGAGTAGATCTTGGCATTGTTAATATATGCAcagataaagagagaaaaaaaaatcaaatcagacAAGGTATATTACGTACATGTATTTTATGATCTATACGTTGAAAGAGTGTTGAAGCATGATTCATAATATAAGCTTTTAGCGCGAGTCTGAGCTTTTTCAAGTAGTAACAATTAATAAGATATATAACGTTTAATACTCCTTTCTCTTAGACGTGCTTTGTCAAATGTTGTTTATCCTTTTATAATTGACACATCATTATTTATCTTACAAGCTTTTAATAAAGATGTTATAATATGCACTTCATTTAGACGCCATACTTCACTAAGtgatatttcattaaatattgtttgttaaacttcaaaataaacaatctaTTTTCTTTAGATGGTCTTgttttaacaatatattttccTATTATCTTATTTGTGATTTATCATGTTTTACTTTGTACTAATGGTTGTAGTATTATTTTAAGATAGAAAGTTGTAATCACTCTCTTTGAGGTGATTAAATGCTACAAGATCTTTGTTGATCtgaatcaatataatttttgtgtttgaCTTTTCATATTCCTCATTCTCTTTATTTGGTTATTGTTTTGTAAACTAATCTTTTctataaactaaaaatgttcTAATACTCTGATATTTGCAATCAAAGCTTAAAATAAATTGGCTTAATACCcctgatggtccctattttcatCAAGTGCATTCGATTTGGTCCCcgtttttttttctgttcaatgttgttccaaagaatgtaaattttgtttaatttggtcctttttgtaAATGGTGTTAAATCGTTAACGAGCATTGCTCCATCTGTGTAAACCCCAAATGAGATGACATTTAACAATTGtcacatcaccatcttcttcaaccttcagtcCACCGAACCCTACAGCCACCGAGCCCTgatgccaccaccaccacaaagatcgtCCAAAGTCATCATGCCGTCGTAAGCCGCGTTTGCAGAGAACCATGGCAGCCATCACGCGCAACCTCCATGGCCACCACCATCAAAGTCGCGATCTCCCCCAAATCACGAAACCTTAATCTCGAACTCCATTCGAATCTTCATTCTCGCACACTAGCCATTAATCATCCAAATCGAGAGCTTCATCGTCAACGCGACAATCCTTGCCGCCGTCGTGCAAAGCTCTAGGGCCATCATCTTCTCCAACCTGCAGAGAACCACAATGAAATCCAGAAAAATCCCAAATCAAAGAAACCTAGAATCCTACCGCTGCTTATTATGAGTGCTTTCTTACACAACTAGGTTCGTCTTCTTCATGCTACCATGAGCCGCACAATTCGCAAAATCATCCTCCATTGAAGCAAAACTGCTAGCAGTGTTTTCCTTCTTCTTGCGAGGCAGGCACAGGAAGATTTCCCCCAAATGcagaaccctaattttggggtGGTAAAGGGGCTGCCACGAAGACTTTAGTTTTGGTAACTTGGCAGTAGTTAACAGTCTTGTGCACACTTGGATTGTCtgtcgttaacgatttaaacgtcGTTTgcaaaaaaggaccaaattgaacaaaatttatattctttgggacaacattgaacaaaaaaaaaacagagaccAAATTTAACGGacttgacgaaaatagggaccatcaggGGTATTAAgccaaataaattttatggtttattaaaaattagattttgaacagctaaaaagttttaaaatttaaatctttaacTTGAAACTAATTCAACCCTCTTGGTTTTGTTTTACCTTCTAAGAGTTGATATCATAGCTATTTTTTTACGGCCTTTGAAAACTATATCACAAAAgtgattggaaaaaaaaatcaaacttttgtTGAGGGTGCTTTTATGAGTAGATCACGTTTGTTTGTAGGTGAAGACGAtcctttttaaaaagtaaaaatacaaatatttcttGAGTCTGTAGATGGAAGTGCTTGGGATGATGTTACAAATGGTCCATATTCTTATGATTATTTCTAACAATATAAAGGAACCTAAAGATATTTCACAATGGACAACTGAAGAAAATTGGAGAACTCATAATGACATAAGTGCAAGAAACATCATTTCCTCTGTCTTAACCCTTAATGAGTTTTATAAGATCACTGTCTATAAAGGTGCCAAGAAAATGTTATATGTACTACAAAGTTACCCATAAGGGCAAGTATGATGTCAACAAAGTTAGGAAGAATACTATAATATAAGAGTATGGGATGTTTTAGATAGAATACGAAGAAAACATTTATGATGTGAAAAAAAGATTCACTCTCATTATCAACCATCTTTTGGGTctaggtaattttttttatataccgatgaattaaatataaaaattttgaaatctttgaagCACTTGGCAACTAAAAGTTACTACGATAATGAGTCCTAAAATCTCACCAACATGTTTATGACTGCTTTGCTTGGGAAGCTAAGAGAACATGAATTGGAGTTGAAAAGACTCAATGAGGAAGaagtagaaagaaaacaagaaatataTAGCTTTTAAATTCGAAATTTCAATAGGTAAAGGTTATAACGAGAAAGATGACTCAGACTGTGAAAACATAAAGAATAAGAACAAAAGTCATCACGATAAGTATGAAAAGGAGAATCAAAATTGTGTCTCTAATTACAAGTGTTATGAATGTGGAGAAATCAGTCACATCAAATCAAATTGTTCAAATccaaagaaaagtgaagaaaagaaagacaatACATTTATAAGGAGAAGAAGCCTACATAGCTTGGAAGGATAATGACTCAAACTCTTTTTATAGTTCAAGTGActcagatgaagaagcaaacATTTGCTTAATGGCAAATAGTGAATCCACTTGTAGCAagcttaataattttattgattcaaataaaTATGATGAATTAATTAGGCTTCTCAACAACTTTGTCTTGaatcaaaaaagttgtcaatcttgaataataaactaaaaatagaatataaaattcTTGAACAAAAATTGAGAAATCTCAACTAGAGGAAAATGTGTTGAGAAGAAAATTGTCTATCCTTGAAAGAGATGAAACAATAGTTTTTGAGTTTGAATATTTCAAGACGTGTGTGTTAGTTTTATGATTTAcagattaataataataattaataaatcttTAAGATAAACAGTTCTCAATTCCTTACTTGAATAGAAAAACGAAAGTATACCTGAAGGATTAGACATTGGAAATAGTTAATAAGCAACTTGAATTGGTCTCTTATCTTTCCTCTGTAGAGCACCTTTAGATTCCTTTGTATTTCCTCTCTTGATggggaaaaagagaaaagaatttGGAATGATACGATATGCTCACAAACGGGGACCATGACCCTTTATGTAACTTTGACAATTActtttctttagtttcaataattataatttggccctttcaacaaattaaaattattgttggtCTCTACACAATATACTTTTCATGAGATATATACCTTAgccatattttcttaattagatcactttatagTTGGCTTATAAAGTATAATGGCCAtaacacatttaattatttgttatatatatatatatatatatatatccatataaATCCTTACAAATATGTTAGATTTTATGAGCTCAAAATTGCCATTATATACCTTGAGCATATCCAAAAGTCCTATCCATTGATTATATTCGCATGTAGAACCAAAGCAGTTTTCATTGCACCAATCACAATTAAACCTGACAATGATCACTAATGCTGATAGAACCAAGTGGCATAGATTCATAATGAAATGTGTAACATGAAAATTACGTGAAAGTGACTTGTACACGTTTATTTTCAACTGGTCCTAACTTTATCTCAATGATATCAATACAATAACCTTAATCTACAAAgtgaaatttatgaataataaaccGAAATATATGCATACATGAAAGTCACACataaaacacacaaacactcaAAAGTGACTAACTCCCGCTAAATGAAAGATTCCTCAAACTATAAAACACGCATATGAGCAATATGCTCATGAAAGACCTTGGGTGTAAAAACCTTATTAAGAGGATATACCATCAAGGAGTTTGTCCCTAAGTCTTCTAGGAAAACCATCCACTTTGTACTCTTTCTTTAACAACTGATTGGATGTCAGAGTATAACTTAAGTGGTCTTTCAATTCCTTTCATAATACACAATCCTATGACAAAAATCAGTCATATACCCTGATTTGATGTCTCATAGGATGTTACAAGTGTGACAAACACAACTACTGTGAAAACGAATGCAAATCAAGAAGTTGTTATAATTGTGGAAAGATCTGCCATATATAGAAAGGTTTTgttgagatgaaaagaaaagtgaaagaaacGTCCTtacaaaagaagatgaaaaagagatagagattttaatgttattaaaaagCTTAGAGGCTGAAAAGGGTTCTACTAATTCGGTTTGGTATCTAGACATTAGTGCAAGCAATCACATATGTGGACGTgtcatttgaaaatgatttgaaGATAGTCGTAAAAGGATATAGAACAATCAACATATTAGGAAAGATGAACGATTTGGAGAAATCATGGGCCAAATGATGAAAAAAGGTAATTTAATTCTAACAATGGATACTATATTTGAAGGATAAGCATTGTCATCTTggtccatatatatatatatttatttatttatttatgtattgcATATCTGATTGATGTGGTATCCTTTTCCTCCCTTCCTTTCACTTGTAAACACTCTTTGGAAAGCTTTTGAATAGTAGTAGCAGTGGCCAAAAATTGAGCGTCAGGTCACAGCCTCTTCATTTTCACCTTCATCACCACCGGCGTCTGGAACCACTCCAACCCTACCTTCCGGCGAAGCAGCACCATCACCTCAATCAAAGCCCACCGAGCCAGGTTCAACTCCACCACCATCACCGGGCTTAGCCACCTCCATAGTCGCaactttctctcttcctttcacAACCCTTGTAGTTCAACTCATTGTTCTTCTAGACTTGCTTCTTCTGCATCATTTGTGTTATAGACCTTTTTATTATGCATGCTGCTTTTACACACTTCAGTGTCGGATATAATGATAGGGTAATTTCACTATTCGTCGTGATTGTATTTTTGTAGGGTGAAATAAATTTGATCTACTTCCATTGATTGCTAATTTGTTTGGCTATGCATAGACGAATAATTGTCGTATCGTGGACTGTTTCTACATCATTCcggttaatttatatataatatattattaatttatatgtaaagtCCTACTTTTCTGCTTATGAGTTTTTTTAAAACCAATCTTGGAATCTTAAAGTTTGGtgtaacttataaaatataaatactctCACTTctcaaaaaagataaaatgttcTGCCAAATGTACAACAATTAAGTAAtgtaatttcaatttgttgACTATGAATTATTAAGTGCAACTATTGAGACCAAGACCAATAAGGTAGGAGcggacaaaataaaaaaaaaattaatctcgTGTTTTAGGTATTAGTGTTCATACCATATTATTCTTGGGCTTCCTCTAGAATAGATTTGTTTAAATGGCGTAAAATAAGCTAAGTAGGAAAAAACATAGTAACATTATTTTCTAAGCATTATTAGAAGAAAAGTTGTTTTATAGAGGATTGGTATTAGATACTCTAGTTTAATTAGAGATTCTAATCCACAAAATGACTTTAATTGCATCATCTGTTACTTGAATTTGTTAATGTTTTACAAGTAGAGAGATGTATTTTGGACATTCTAATGTGTATTTGTGTAGTTGAGAATAAAAGAagcttataaattatttatgaaaaaggaaaaagatgaaTTGCCCAAAGCTCATCACCTATAGACAAAGAAAATTTGGACAAATTTTAGTGCTACAAGAAGTAGGTTACATCTAGATAACATTGTTTTCTTAATGTCCAATGGAGATTTCTTAAGACTTTTTTAAGCAACATAACACAAATACCTTGTCTTTTAAAATCAACGAGATTAACTCTTATCATTTGATATCAAAGCTTTGGTTTAAgatgtttttatgtgtttgtgtttaattttttcttgtgtAGATATCTAAAATTGTTCAAATCATCCTATACTTCATACTTAGTggccaaaaaattaaaaaatgtttaatttttaattaacaacaaaaaagtttaaatgatttttaattatggaGGGTAGGTTATTATATTCCTATTTTATATTGTCAAGGATAAAATCtctattctacttttttttaaaagatgatTCTTCTCACTAAGTATTTTGAGATACTATTAATAGGTTATATTACACAGTCTCTATTTTAGAGTTTAGAGTTTGGTTTTGTACCTAAAAGAGTCTTAAAcccaagaaaatatatttaaattgttgaaATTGTATTAGAAGAAGTTTTCAATGGAGATACAAGAAGAAACCATTCATCTTTTAAACTTCTTTCAGAGGTGAATATTTTGAACTCAAACtaacattcattttaattaacttgatttttttttcagataatTAAAAACCAAGCCGGTAAGAATTGATAAAATTGGGAGAATTGTTTATGTTGCGGTGGGtggagagagagagtaaaaaaCAATAGAGAcaaatttatactatatttttgaaGCTCGGGACCATGTCTTTGCATTGACTTGATCTGGTATGTTACCCAACAAGTtgttacattattaaaaaaatcaaaacccaGCAAACTGTTCCATTAATAATTCGGTTCTATCTTCTATATATTCAAACGCAGATACAACCCACTTTCAAGCCATTCTTAATTCTCAGAAACACCAACAGATTCATCAATCAATCAGGGGCGATCTGATAAACACAAAACATGGCTCAGTTACTTAACATGGTCATTCTTGTAGCAATTGCAGTTTCTGCAACGATTCTAAGAGGCACAGAAGCTGCAGAATACACAGTAGGTGACAGCACCGGTTGGATAAGTGCTCCCACCGGTGGCGCTTCTTTCTATTCCGACTGGGCTTCCACTATCACATTCAGAGAAGGCGACGTCCTAGGTGAGTAAAACTATCATCAATTAGAAATCTcgtacatcgactagagataatgccaatttataatatagatgatgatattttgataatattttctgacaatttttttgataacagaACTATCATCATAATAAGAACTACCTACTCATTGTTCATTGTTTTTAAGGTTTTAGGTTGATCGAAGtcaccaatttataatatatacacggtgtaaactttattttaccatttaaagaaaaaagtttttttaacaatacttttttaataatgttttgacAATAAATACACGTCAGCTTGTGATTGacccgtttcaaatatttttttaaatataaattcaaatagatcaataaaatgatgacatgtgtgatgttataaaaaagttgtcaaaatatcaggattgatgttttaaatatatcCTAACCAGATTTATGTGACATTATACTGTACTTAATATCGATCCGCTGTTGAATCATCCATTAATTCTAGTCTCACATTGGAGAGACATGGATTAGAGTAATCTTTGTTTAATTATGATGTTTGGTTATTGCAGAGTTCAGATTCAGCTCAAGCCACACCGTGGCAGAACTTAACGACAAGGCAAGCTTTGATAGTTGCAGCGTGGATCAAAATACGGAAGTGTTGAGCAATTCACCAGCTAAAATCACCCTCAATCGTACTGGGGAGTTCTATTTTGCATGCACCGTCCAAGGCCATTGCAGCAGTGGCCAAAAACTGAGCGTCAACGTCACAGCCTCTTCATCTTCACCCTCATCACCACCTGCTTCTGGAACCACTCCAACCCCACCTTCCGGCGAAGCAGCACCACCACCTCAATCAAACCCCACCGAGCCAGGTTCAACTCCACCACCATCACCGGGCTCAGCCACCTCCATAGTCGCaactttctctcttcttctcacAACCCTTGTAGTCAACTCATTGTTCTTCTAAGCTTTTCTTCTGCATTATTTGTGTTATAGTTCATTTCATTATGCCGGATGCTTTCGATTTCCGTACGTGTTTGATTTCACACACTTCAGTGTCGGATATACGTATAGGCTGATTTCATTATTCGTCGTCATTGTATTTTTGTAGGGTGAAATAAATTTGATCTAGTTCCATTGGTGTTCTTAATTTGTTTGCCTATCGTGGACTATTTCTACATCATTCcagttaatttatatataatatatagtagTGGTATACACTTTTACGTTTATTTAACAtacattattataaagataaaatagttataaagataaaatagttataaaaaaaataaatatttgtaacttttttcaaaaaataaaacaagtagtGGAATATTTGTATATCTTAAGAATGACTCtatctattattaatttatatgtaaagtCCTACTTTTCCGCGTTTATGCCGATCTTGGAATCTCAAAGTTTGGTGTAacgtataaaatataaataagaaaatgttgTGCCAATTGTACAACAATTAAGTAATGTAATTTCAATCTTTTGACTATGAATTATTATGCGTAAGGATTGAGAGCACAACCAATAAGGTAGAGAcggacaaaataaataataatgacgACTTTTGGGTATTGGTGTTCATACTatatacaataaagaaaaagagaggttTAAGCGAACACTTTTGAAATTAAGACTATCTAGAATCCTATAGTTATTAGTTAACTGAAAAATATTCAGAAAGATTAAATGGGAACTAAGGATTCATAGACCATCCTCGAAggtaaaaatattctaataagacttatataaaaaaaaaaaaaactttttttctaaaatctttaattaacacaaattacttaattgaaaataaaactctattcctattttattataaaaatctcaacaaaaatatatttttttgaaccaactttattgaaaagaaaaactataactCCAAACATCTCTAGATATGACTATTTTTCTAGTATTATGCATCTTCTTCTAGATTTTATTATCATTCTTTCTTGTATAAAAATATGATCATCGTAGGTAGAAATTACAAACCACTAAAATGAAATGTTAGCtaatataaaacaaacataaacctcatttttgaaaataaactaattCATTGTTTAAAACCCATGACATTTCAATACATACATACATTACATATGCatacatatgtatgtatgtataacttttcaataaaaatcataaacaacacATCATACAAATCCACATGAAACATGTTGTCTCACACACATatgtgaaaagaaaacatattatatCAATAGTACAACCACTAGTAATTGTAACTCTCACACGTAGCTTACCAATAAGTGTTAACTCTTTGACAAGCAtaccaaatcattcaagtaatatGAAATGGTAAAATCAAATATCGTTTTCCAAGATACTCATGTAATACTAAATAATGATACAACTAATAACTCATCTAGAATAAAGAATAATTCATGAATTTACGATTATgtgcaaataaataaattgatcaaGAATAAAGGTTAGAAATGGTATGGCACTTCACCAacttcactcttatgcataTACAAACTTATGTCTTCTCCATTAAGATACTAATGTCAACCCACGAGAATATTcaaaccctaatcccttagaTGAATGAGCCTAGGTTTTCTTGTTAAGAGTCAATCTCTTGAACACTTAAAGAACAAACCTGCTTTAAGATCTAGAGTTTAAGATAACTAATGAGTCAAattctatccctagatacaaGCTTCATTAGGCATCTTGTTAGTCTAGGTTTCAAAAGATACTTCTCAATACCTAATAAACCACATATTAATCTATAAATTTCCTCGttacaacaagcattaagatcgaaaacaaaaaaactaacatttaatggtagagacacacacacaacacacacacacacacaaaggtTATCATGCTTACCATttaccatcaaagaaattttatatctctatggatgtgacatttaatgagcatgaattttatttatgttgattttaaacttcagggaggcaatgaaagtaaagtgcataatcatgatgttagtatgtttgatatctcagatataaaatcatattgtgaagataaattatcgtgtgaggatcattctgcagGAAGTAACTCAATCCTGGATATGGACATTTCTTTTCAAGATAATATAatgtcttctgatcataaccaattggctcaatcttctccatAGGTTCAGCTTGACTATTCATAGGTAACTTCTGATCCTATATTTGATAATACTAATGTAGATGAAATTAATCattaaattgtttcttttgGTCCTACCcatgataatactaatttagatgaaactgatttaaattgattcttgtctgcGTAAGACCACCAACACATCAAACACTGAGTTTACTACTACTCAATATAATCTTTCACCATGTTCTAACCGTGGTCAACC
The sequence above is drawn from the Vigna radiata var. radiata cultivar VC1973A chromosome 3, Vradiata_ver6, whole genome shotgun sequence genome and encodes:
- the LOC106757420 gene encoding cucumber peeling cupredoxin, producing the protein MAQLLNMVILVAIAVSATILRGTEAAEYTVGDSTGWISAPTGGASFYSDWASTITFREGDVLEFRFSSSHTVAELNDKASFDSCSVDQNTEVLSNSPAKITLNRTGEFYFACTVQGHCSSGQKLSVNVTASSSSPSSPPASGTTPTPPSGEAAPPPQSNPTEPGSTPPPSPGSATSIVATFSLLLTTLVVNSLFF